From Vitis vinifera cultivar Pinot Noir 40024 chromosome 3, ASM3070453v1, the proteins below share one genomic window:
- the LOC100248664 gene encoding uncharacterized protein LOC100248664 isoform X2 — MADSDSKPKQKHTKKKRKLKVPEDDRRPSKTQRFDFLEKEKEKDAKEERPIRRPEEGRPWGNLQLILSLQNKEILLQEKVQLAYDFVATRATEEEEDTEQGFETVSLSRVIIFLNDWIQSLLISSEKKSKVDLDKTQFQVVGTCLDFRCWEIFKFCLEESLERHVPLNISRNLLKAIHCIARNALSQLNDASLHAKESFFIVEGFELYGTVLSCVSLVFSSHNGLSNENLDLWISTVDAVLELVHKIYTDNIAGGNAGKFVLQFSCLVLEPFSKFLRVHPCRKNGFHDFVDKLLELLLHLLGVLNLQADGNNPGWTRDLLKLVEEVLSHGLFHPAHIDGFLSLHGKEKHGKEYDGQSEEPKMVVKSYHRHLFDKLEKIVAAKKVLPLSGIGELFHLLVVQVKKQKGALVLSEGTKIVGKTVGFIHSEDYFSGHMSMMFAGNHSVLSENSYLSSSLNSETRKSLFDFFVQIMEPLLFQIKGYLQTKLEVGPALLDVHCTLKSTNKLLASFMHEKVYVQTEDTHEGACLNFLKVVYDRIMSFSVEINQMWLSTVDADKGIHVDTLNLIGKELIAALGYFLEIDYEVIGNDLVSLWLMMLSFLAIGLSSMDMSDQSSLSSKMVDVGCQLINLYSELRQVNNAIFALCKAVRLLVSHDSDCELNYSGFMSCTNSASYEACAKSVEMLLCSQEFKFAIYNAIRSIPEGQASECVRQLTTDISDSLKWMKTSCSVASGKESGNAKQSGSLLGFDLQVELLGKGLAEIYTLVLDSLNVTTGNSSLLGVSIEGLMTVMRPGMSSLVALQLDGVNEFISAVTERIFYNRVAECKNDFRKLRASTQWIFVLFFRLYMSCRSLYRQSISLVPPTSAKKMSAVMGDFYIAHTGRDWVEKTDWTEQGYFSWIVQPSASLPNIIQSILDLYPQDRVVTCSPLVYVLHTMALQRLVDLNRQIKSFEYLLQSNNKLVQEKLMDDDGLSQCHEKDIKSNKKKSRKWKRFIAVLREEATGLTDFMMGSVSLVTKKQQCFSSFDDTTCKDTCAKALHEDDAWDLGVCAVNEITLPTAIWWVLCQNIDIWCTHAAKKKLKTFLSLLICTSLPHIGSSFGEVKKHNTNEPGYQRKVSVGQISMELLSDTTLYEQKFVCRHIASRFCRNLEKSLSPLLSDAAYRDFDFNSSPNWQEVLSAFDNLSVVVSGAKYVTNDCASVAELTSHLSNRLPTEFNEEKKAFLLQSMEFTACQSSLNLLCWMPKGYLNSRSFSLYTTCILNLERFVVCRLIKCHCALCSHNHYELYRLFLSCRRTLKHLIMAFCEEKMEASQSSLTSIFPEVSFPVLWLLKSVSVMVGLQHTFSEDRASQFRYMSFSLMDQTSYVFLMFSKSQFSHVVHFSMNVKKSCAEQLNSDLVHEESHLTETDPCSDSSKAVDAWKNVVLVAEALKEQTENLLISLKDALCNKRVEVGTVDLNRLSSLVSCFQGFMWGLASAMNHIDVKECDDEMKLLKWKNEPFSKLNLCINVFTDFIDFSLCMFLIEDDQQPEGLGGAQNLSGLDQKNDCSLEPYGGENDISCANKQQKSKTARSSGSLHIDNDSENTGGQEMRLQLDSAVCATNFLSDVDLFELRRLNRPLLRSLLKGDNPEAAFFLRELFIASSAILRLNLQINCIPLSSCFVPIFNGISQLLLLELANMADVPQPISLVWLDGVLKYLEELGNQFPLTNPTLYRDVYAKLIDLHLKAIGKCISLQGKRATLASHDAESSTKTLDSHVGLSDASLSHGPYCFDEFKSRLRMSFKVFIKKPSELHLLSAIQALERALVGVQEGCMVIYDVNTGSAHGGKVSSITAAGIDCLDLVLEFVSGRKRLSVVKRHLKSLIAGLFNIVLHLQSPFIFYRKLIHNKGQTDPDPGSVILMCIEVLTRISGKHALFQMDPCHLQQCLRIPAALFQSFRGLRLSDAPASYNFFMFSDNQDNGSLESMDSCTVDRQFTIDLFAACCRLLNTVLKHHKSLTI, encoded by the exons ATGGCGGATTCAGATTCGAAGCCGAAACAGAAACAcacaaagaagaagagaaagttAAAAGTCCCAGAGGATGATCGAAGACCTTCCAAAACGCAGCGTTTCGATTTtctagagaaagagaaagagaaagatgCAAAAGAAGAACGCCCGATTCGGAGGCCAGAAGAAGGTCGTCCGTGGGGGAATCTGCAGCTGATTTTATCATTACAGAACAAAGAAATTCTTCTTCAAGA GAAGGTCCAGCTTGCATATGATTTTGTTGCTACAAGAGCCACAGAAGAAGAGGAGGACACTGAGCAAGGTTTTGAAACAGTGAGCCTTTCACGAGTAATTATTTTCCTGAATGATTGGATCCAGTCATTGTTGATTTCTTCGGAAAAGAAAAGTAAGGTTGATTTGGACAAAACTCAGTTCCAAGTTGTTGGGACATGTTTGGATTTTAGATGCTGGGAGATTTTTAAGTTCTGTTTAGAGGAGTCTTTGGAACGGCATGTTCCACTAAACATCTCACGAAACTTGTTAAAAGCTATTCATTGCATTGCAAGGAATGCATTATCCCAACTGAATGATGCATCTTTGCATGCAaaggagtcattttttattgttgaagGGTTTGAATTGTATGGTACTGTTCTTAGTTGTGTTTCACTGGTGTTCTCATCTCATAATGGTTTGTCAAATGAAAATTTAGACTTGTGGATTTCAACTGTTGATGCCGTGCTTGAGCTTGTTCACAAAATTTACACCGACAACATAGCAGGTGGCAACGCGGGCAAATTTGTCCTGCAGTTCTCATGTTTAGTACTTGAGCCATTCAGCAAGTTTTTGAGGGTCCATCCATGTCGTAAAAATGGTTTTCATGATTTCGTGGATAAACTTCTTGAGCTGCTACTGCATTTGTTGGGTGTCTTAAATCTTCAGGCTGATGGAAATAATCCTGGATGGACAAGAGACCTGTTGAAGTTGGTTGAAGAGGTTTTATCCCATGGGCTGTTTCATCCAGCCCACATTGATGGGTTTCTCAGCTTACATGGTAAAGAAAAGCATGGAAAAGAATATGATGGGCAATCAGAAGAGCCAAAAATGGTTGTTAAAAGTTATCACAGACATTTGTTTGATAAACTGGAAAAAATTGTGGCTGCCAAGAAGGTATTACCATTGAGTGGCATAGGAGAACTATTTCATTTGCTTGTTGTTCAAGTAAAAAAGCAAAAAGGAGCCTTGGTGTTGTCAGAAGGTACCAAGATTGTAGGGAAGACGGTAGGTTTCATTCACTCGGAAGATTATTTTTCTGGTCATATGTCTATGATGTTTGCTGGGAACCATAGTGTGCTTTCTGAAAACAGTTATTTGTCAAGTAGTTTGAATTCAGAGACAAGGAAGtctctttttgatttttttgtacAGATTATGGAGCCTTTGCTGTTTCAGATAAAAGGCTATCTCCAAACCAAACTGGAAGTGGGACCTGCATTATTGGATGTTCATTGTACTCTCAAATCTACCAATAAGTTACTTGCTAGCTTTATGCATGAGAAGGTTTATGTACAAACAGAAGATACCCATGAAGGAGCTTGTCTTAATTTCTTGAAGGTGGTTTACGATAGGATCATGTCATTTTCGGtcgaaataaatcaaatgtGGCTGTCAACGGTTGATGCAGACAAGGGGATACATGTTGATACTTTAAATTTAATAGGCAAGGAGCTTATTGCTGCATTAGGTTATTTCTTGGAAATTGATTATGAGGTTATTGGTAATGATTTAGTAAGCTTATGGCTCATGATGCTTTCATTCTTGGCCATTGGCCTTTCTTCAATGGACATGTCAGATCAATCTTCTTTATCTTCAAAGATGGTGGATGTTGGTTGCCAGCTGATAAACCTCTATAGTGAACTTCGACAG GTGAATAATGCTATTTTTGCACTCTGTAAAGCAGTGAGGCTTTTGGTATCACATGATAGTGATTGTGAACTGAATTATTCTGGATTTATGTCCTGCACAAATTCTGCATCCTATGAAGCATGTGCAAAATCAGTGGAAATGTTATTGTGCTCgcaagagttcaaatttgccATTTATAATGCTATTAGATCTATACCAGAAGGGCAAGCAAGTGAATGTGTTCGACAATTAACAACAGATATTTCAGATTCACTGAAGTGGATGAAAACAAGTTGCTCTGTGGCTTCTGGAAAAGAATCTGGAAACGCAAAGCAAAGTGGTAGCCTACTGGGTTTTGATCTGCAAGTGGAACTTCTGGGAAAAGGTTTGGCAGAAATATATACACTGGTGCTAGATTCTCTGAATGTCACAACAGGTAATAGTAGTCTCTTAGGAGTTTCTATAGAGGGCCTAATGACAGTTATGCGCCCTGGCATGAGTAGTCTGGTTGCACTACAGCTAGATGGTGTCAATGAGTTCATTTCTGCTGTCACAGAAAGAATCTTCTACAACAGGGTGGCTGAATGCAAAAATGATTTCAGAAAATTAAGAGCATCCACTCAGTGGATCTTTGTTTTATTCTTTCGTTTGTACATGTCCTGTCGAAGCTTATACAGGCAATCAATCAGCCTTGTGCCTCCAACTTCAGCAAAAAAGATGTCTGCAGTAATGGGGGACTTCTATATAGCACACACTGGAAGGGATTGGGTGGAGAAAACTGATTGGACGGAACAAGGCTATTTTTCTTGGATTGTCCAACCTTCTGCTTCCCTTCCTAATATTATACAATCTATTTTAGACCTTTATCCTCAGGATAGAGTTGTAACTTGCTCTCCTCTGGTTTATGTGTTGCACACCATGGCTCTTCAGAGGCTTGTTGATTTGAATAGGCAGATTAAATCATTTGAGTATTTACTGCAGAGTAATAATAAGTTAGTCCAAGAAAAGTTAATGGATGATGATGGCTTATCACAGTGTCATGAAAAAGACATAAAgtctaataaaaagaaaagcagAAAGTGGAAACGTTTTATTGCTGTTTTGAGGGAAGAGGCGACGGGCCTTACTGATTTCATGATGGGATCTGTCTCATTAGTGACCAAAAAGCAACAGTGTTTCTCCAGTTTTGATGATACAACTTGTAAGGATACATGCGCCAAAGCTCTTCATGAGGATGATGCATGGGATTTGGGTGTTTGTGCTGTGAATGAGATAACATTGCCCACTGCAATTTGGTGGGTTCTTTGccaaaatattgatatttggTGCACTCATGCTGCTAAGAAGAAGTTGAAGACGTTCCTCTCACTTTTAATATGTACTTCTCTTCCTCATATTGGAAGCAGTTTTGGAGAGGTTAAAAAACACAACACCAATGAACCTGGCTATCAGAGGAAAGTATCGGTGGGGCAAATCTCGATGGAACTTCTAAGTGACACCACTCTGTATGAACAAAAA TTTGTTTGCAGGCACATTGCATCAAGGTTTTGCCGTAATCTGGAGAAGTCATTATCACCATTACTTAGTGATGCAGCATACAGAGATTTTGACTTCAATTCATCACCCAATTGGCAAGAGGTTTTAAGTGCCTTTGACAACTTATCAGTGGTTGTTTCAGGCGCCAAGTATGTAACTAATGATTGTGCTTCAGTGGCAGAACTGACTTCTCATCTATCTAATAGGCTGCCTACAGAATTTAATGAGGAAAAGAAAGCCTTTCTTTTACAGAGCATGGAATTTACAGCTTGTCAAAGTTCGCTTAATCTATTGTGCTGGATGCCAAAAGGATATTTAAATTCTAGATCATTCTCCCTTTATACAACTTGTattctcaaccttgaaag GTTTGTGGTTTGCAGGTTAATAAAGTGTCATTGTGCATTATGTTCCCATAATCATTATGAGCTTTACAGATTGTTTTTGTCTTGCCGGAGGACCTTGAAACATCTGATAATGGCATTTTGTGAGGAGAAAATGGAAGCTAGTCAATCCTCACTTACTTCAATATTTCCTGAGGTTTCATTTCCTGTTTTATGGCTTTTAAAGTCAGTATCTGTGATGGTTGGGCTTCAACACACATTTTCAGAGGATAGAGCTAGCCAATTTAGATATATGTCCTTCTCATTGATGGATCAAACCTCATATGTGTTTTTGATGTTTAGCAAAAGTCAGTTTAGTCATGTGGTTCACTTCAGTATGAATGTGAAGAAGTCTTGTGCAGAACAACTTAATTCTGATCTTGTCCATGAGGAGAGTCATTTAACTGAAACTGATCCTTGTTCGGATTCCTCAAAAGCTGTTGATGCATGGAAAAATGTGGTCCTTGTTGCTGAAGCCTTAAAGGAACAGACAGAAAATCTTCTCATCTCTCTAAAGGATGCCCTTTGTAACAAGAGGGTGGAAGTTGGAACTGTGGATTTAAATAGATTATCTTCTCTAGTGTCATGCTTTCAAGGGTTTATGTGGGGCCTTGCATCTGCCATGAACCATATAGATGTGAAGGAGTGTGATGATGAAATGAAATTGTTGAAATGGAAGAATGAACCTTTCTCCAAACTCAACCTTTGTATAAATGTCTTCAcagattttattgatttttcctTATGCATGTTTCTTATTGAGGATGATCAACAGCCTGAAGGTTTAGGTGGTGCTCAAAATCTTTCTGGGTTGGACCAGAAAAATGACTGTTCACTTGAACCCTATGGTGGTGAGAATGATATTTCATGTGCTAACAAGCAACAGAAATCCAAAACTGCAAGGAGCTCAGGATCATTGCACATCGACAATGATTCTGAAAATACTGGTGGTCAAGAAATGAGGTTGCAGTTGGACAGTGCAGTCTGTGCTACCAATTTCCTGTCTGATGTTGATTTGTTTGAGCTACGACGATTAAATAGGCCTTTGCTGCGAAGCTTGTTAAAAGGTGATAATCCTGAAGCAGCTTTTTTTCTCAGAGAGTTATTTATAGCTTCTTCAGCTATTCTGAGGCTAAATTTGCAGATCAACTGTATTCCCTTATCATCATGCTTTGTGCCTATTTTTAATGGCATTTCACAACTTTTGTTATTGGAATTGGCAAACATGGCTGATGTGCCACAGCCAATTTCTTTGGTGTGGTTAGACGGTGTTTTAAAATATCTGGAGGAATTAGGGAATCAATTTCCTTTAACTAATCCTACCTTGTACAGAGATGTTTATGCCAAGCTGATAGATCTTCACTTGAAGGCCATAGGAAAATGCATTTCTTTGCAGGGGAAAAGAGCTACTCTAGCATCCCATGACGCAGAGTCAAGTACCAAGACACTCGACAGTCATGTAGGATTATCTGATGCATCTCTTTCTCATGGGCCATATTGCTTCGATGAATTTAAATCAAGGTTGAGGATGTCATTCAAAGTGTTTATAAAGAAGCCATCAGAGTTGCATTTATTATCTGCTATACAGGCTTTAGAGAGAGCACTAGTTGGAGTACAGGAAGGCTGCATGGTGATCTATGATGTAAATACTGGAAGTGCACATGGGGGAAAGGTTTCCTCAATCACTGCAGCTGGCATTGACTGCTTGGATTTGGTGCTTGAATTTGTTTCAG GACGCAAACGATTGAGTGTGGTTAAAAGACACTTAAAGAGCTTAATTGCTGGCCTGTTCAACATAGTTTTGCACTTGCAGAGCCCTTTTATATTCTATAGGAAATTGATCCATAATAAAGGTCAGACTGATCCAGATCCTGGCTCAGTTATTCTTATGTGCATTGAGGTACTGACAAGAATTTCTGGAAAGCATGCTCTGTTCCAAATGGATCCTTGCCATCTACAGCAGTGTTTGCGGATACCTGCAGCACTTTTTCAATCTTTCCGTGGGCTTAGACTTTCTGATGCTCCAgcttcatataatttttttatgttttctgaCAACCAAGATAATGGTTCTCTGGAAAGCATGGATTCTTGTACTGTGGATCGACAATTCACAATAGATCTATTTGCTGCATGCTGCAGATTATTGAATACCGTTCTTAAGCATCATAAAAG CCTGACAATTTGA